A DNA window from bacterium contains the following coding sequences:
- a CDS encoding sulfite exporter TauE/SafE family protein has translation MHRYTYTEGIGRRWAEQAPISSYPTAVEALLTPSILFVAAVVQGFLGFGFGIIAMSGLSLTVGVWFAAGVVNLAGFVQTSSGAWALRDHIRWPLVRRVLMGTVFGVATGLWLFQQLDLRLLQRLLGVVIVAIAGWNLSPWRPKPAESPQWDIPAGAMSGLLNGLFNTGGPPLVAHIYRYPGSPESLKATLYVLLLCTVSIRIPGAWSQGMFPSEVWRAAALSVVPVLVGSLLGIALARRIDPMRFRRLSWVALGGLGFWIAYVS, from the coding sequence ATGCACCGGTATACCTATACCGAGGGTATCGGTCGTCGATGGGCGGAGCAAGCGCCAATATCGAGCTATCCTACGGCGGTGGAAGCGCTCCTGACGCCCTCGATTCTCTTCGTCGCCGCTGTCGTACAGGGATTTCTGGGTTTTGGCTTCGGGATCATCGCCATGAGCGGCCTCAGTCTCACCGTAGGCGTCTGGTTTGCGGCCGGCGTGGTCAATCTGGCGGGTTTCGTCCAGACCTCGAGTGGCGCATGGGCGCTGCGGGATCACATTCGCTGGCCTCTGGTCCGCCGGGTCCTGATGGGTACGGTTTTCGGTGTGGCCACCGGACTGTGGCTGTTCCAACAGCTCGATCTGCGCCTGTTGCAGCGTCTGCTCGGCGTGGTGATCGTGGCCATAGCGGGCTGGAATCTGTCGCCGTGGCGTCCGAAACCCGCCGAATCGCCGCAATGGGACATACCGGCGGGAGCCATGTCGGGTTTGCTCAACGGCCTGTTCAACACCGGCGGGCCCCCGCTGGTCGCACACATCTACCGCTATCCCGGTTCGCCCGAATCGCTGAAGGCGACGCTGTACGTCCTTCTACTGTGTACGGTATCGATTCGCATACCCGGAGCCTGGTCACAGGGCATGTTTCCGTCGGAAGTCTGGCGAGCAGCGGCGCTATCGGTCGTGCCTGTTCTAGTCGGTTCACTTCTGGGCATTGCACTTGCCCGTCGCATTGATCCGATGCGCTTTCGTCGCCTGAGCTGGGTGGCGCTCGGCGGGTTGGGCTTCTGGATCGCCTACGTGAGCTGA